A section of the Larus michahellis chromosome 1, bLarMic1.1, whole genome shotgun sequence genome encodes:
- the TFDP1 gene encoding transcription factor Dp-1 isoform X1: protein MAKDAGLIEANGELKVFIDQNLSPGKGVVSLLAVHPSTVNTLGKQLLPKTFGQSNVNIAQQVVIGTPQRPSAQNTILVGSPHTPNTHFVSQNQTADSSPWSAGKRNKKGEKNGKGLRHFSMKVCEKVQRKGTTSYNEVADELVAEFSTTDNHISPNESQAYDQKNIRRRVYDALNVLMAMNIISKEKKEIKWIGLPTNSAQECQNLEVEKQKRLERIKQKQSQLQELILQQIAFKNLVQRNRQAEQQANRPPPSNSVIHLPFIIVNTSKKTVIDCSISNDKFEYLFNFDNTFEIHDDIEVLKRMGMACGLESGSCSAEDLKIARSLVPKALEPYVTEMAQGSISSVYVTSSSGSASNGTRFSASDFSNGGDGMLATSSNGSQYSGSRVETPVSYVGDDDDDDDDFNENDDDD from the exons GGGTTGTTTCTCTATTGGCTGTTCATCCTTCTACAGTAAATACGCTTGGAAAACAGCTCCTGCCAAAAACATTTGGACAGTCCAACGTCAACATTGCACAACAAGTG GTTATCGGTACACCTCAGAGACCTTCAGCGCAAAATACTATCCTGGTAGGAAGTCCACATACACCTAACACACATTTTGTATCACAGAACCAGACTGCAGATTCTTCGCCGTGGTCTGCTGG GAAGCGgaacaaaaaaggagagaagaatgGCAAGGGTTTACGTCATTTCTCTATGAAGGTTTGTGAGAAGGTACAAAGAAAAGGAACCACCTCATACAATGAGGTGGCAGACGAGTTGGTTGCAGAATTCAGTACCACTGATAATCACATTTCACCAAATGAATCA CAGGCTTATGACCAGAAGAATATTAGACGACGTGTCTATGATGCCTTAAATGTCCTTATGGCCATGAACATTATCTCTaaggagaagaaggaaattaaatggaTTGGTCTACCTACTAACTCGGCTCAGGAATGTCAGAATTTAGAG gtggagaaacagaaaagacttgaaagaataaagcaaaaacaGTCTCAACTACAAGAACTCATTCTACAG CAAATTGCCTTCAAGAACCTCGTTCAGCGAAACCGTCAAGCAGAACAACAGGCAAATCGACCGCCACCTTCCAATTCTGTCATCCATTTGCCATTTATCATTGTGAACACCAGCAAGAAGACAGTGATTGACTGCAGTATTTCAAATGACAA gtTTGAATATCTATTTAATTTTGACAATACTTTTGAAATTCATGATGATATAGAAGTACTAAAACGAATGGGAATGGCTTGTGGGCTAGAATCTGGAAGTTGTTCAGCAGAGGACCTAAAAATTGCAAGGAGTTTGGTTCCTAAAGCTCTGGAACCATATGTGACAG aaatggCTCAGGGATCAATCAGCAGTGTATATGTCACATCTTCATCAGGTTCTGCATCAAATGGCACAAGATTTTCAGCCAG tgacttTTCCAATGGTGGAGATGGGATGTTGGCTACAAGTTCCAATGGATCTCAGTACAGTGGCTCCAGAGTTGAAACACCAGTTTCTTATGTTGGGGATGACGATGACGACGACgatgattttaatgaaaatgacgATGACGACTGA
- the TFDP1 gene encoding transcription factor Dp-1 isoform X2 — protein sequence MAKDAGLIEANGELKVFIDQNLSPGKGVVSLLAVHPSTVNTLGKQLLPKTFGQSNVNIAQQVVIGTPQRPSAQNTILVGSPHTPNTHFVSQNQTADSSPWSAGKRNKKGEKNGKGLRHFSMKVCEKVQRKGTTSYNEVADELVAEFSTTDNHISPNESAYDQKNIRRRVYDALNVLMAMNIISKEKKEIKWIGLPTNSAQECQNLEVEKQKRLERIKQKQSQLQELILQQIAFKNLVQRNRQAEQQANRPPPSNSVIHLPFIIVNTSKKTVIDCSISNDKFEYLFNFDNTFEIHDDIEVLKRMGMACGLESGSCSAEDLKIARSLVPKALEPYVTEMAQGSISSVYVTSSSGSASNGTRFSASDFSNGGDGMLATSSNGSQYSGSRVETPVSYVGDDDDDDDDFNENDDDD from the exons GGGTTGTTTCTCTATTGGCTGTTCATCCTTCTACAGTAAATACGCTTGGAAAACAGCTCCTGCCAAAAACATTTGGACAGTCCAACGTCAACATTGCACAACAAGTG GTTATCGGTACACCTCAGAGACCTTCAGCGCAAAATACTATCCTGGTAGGAAGTCCACATACACCTAACACACATTTTGTATCACAGAACCAGACTGCAGATTCTTCGCCGTGGTCTGCTGG GAAGCGgaacaaaaaaggagagaagaatgGCAAGGGTTTACGTCATTTCTCTATGAAGGTTTGTGAGAAGGTACAAAGAAAAGGAACCACCTCATACAATGAGGTGGCAGACGAGTTGGTTGCAGAATTCAGTACCACTGATAATCACATTTCACCAAATGAATCA GCTTATGACCAGAAGAATATTAGACGACGTGTCTATGATGCCTTAAATGTCCTTATGGCCATGAACATTATCTCTaaggagaagaaggaaattaaatggaTTGGTCTACCTACTAACTCGGCTCAGGAATGTCAGAATTTAGAG gtggagaaacagaaaagacttgaaagaataaagcaaaaacaGTCTCAACTACAAGAACTCATTCTACAG CAAATTGCCTTCAAGAACCTCGTTCAGCGAAACCGTCAAGCAGAACAACAGGCAAATCGACCGCCACCTTCCAATTCTGTCATCCATTTGCCATTTATCATTGTGAACACCAGCAAGAAGACAGTGATTGACTGCAGTATTTCAAATGACAA gtTTGAATATCTATTTAATTTTGACAATACTTTTGAAATTCATGATGATATAGAAGTACTAAAACGAATGGGAATGGCTTGTGGGCTAGAATCTGGAAGTTGTTCAGCAGAGGACCTAAAAATTGCAAGGAGTTTGGTTCCTAAAGCTCTGGAACCATATGTGACAG aaatggCTCAGGGATCAATCAGCAGTGTATATGTCACATCTTCATCAGGTTCTGCATCAAATGGCACAAGATTTTCAGCCAG tgacttTTCCAATGGTGGAGATGGGATGTTGGCTACAAGTTCCAATGGATCTCAGTACAGTGGCTCCAGAGTTGAAACACCAGTTTCTTATGTTGGGGATGACGATGACGACGACgatgattttaatgaaaatgacgATGACGACTGA